Genomic DNA from Blattabacterium cuenoti:
TAATGAATTTTCAAACTATGATTTCAGATCTTACAGGAATGAAAATAAGTAATGCATCTATGTTAGATGAATCTTCAGCCGCCGGAGATGCGTTATTTATGGTTTATAATGAAAAAAATAATATTGATAACAACTATTCCTTTTTTGTTTCAAATGAAGTTTTACCTCAAGTAAAAAATGTATTAAAAACAAGATGTTTCGGTCTAGGAATTAGGTTAATTGAGGATTCACATGAAGAATTAACTAAAAAATATAGTAACACTAAATTATTTGGAGTTATTCTTCCATATCCATCTTGTTTAGGTGAAATATATGATTATTCAAATATAATTAAATATTTAAAAGAAAAAGATATTTCAATAATAATGTCTGCTGATTTATTTGCTTTAACTTTATTAAAATCACCTGGAGAATTAGGAGCTGATGTAGTAGTTGGATCTACTCAATCTTTTGGAATACCAATGGGATATGGGGGACCATATGCCGCATTTTTTTCTACTAATGAAAAATATAAAAGATTTATTCCTGGAAGAATTATTGGATTATCTATAGATAAAAGAAATAAAAAGGCATTTAGAATGGCATTACAAACCAGAGAACAACATATAAAAAGAGAAAAAGCTACTTCTAATATTTGTACTTCACAAAATTTACTTGCTATTATGTCTTCTATGTATTCTTTATATCATGGAAAAGAAGGATTAATTAAAATAGCAAAAAAAATATATAATTATACTCATAATTTAGAATTATTATTATTAAAAAATAATTATACTAATATAGTTCAATTAAACAAAAATTATTTTGATACTATTAGAATAAGGACTGATTCTATATTAATAAAAAAAATTAAAGAAATATCAAAAAGAAAAAAAACTAACTTTAGATATATTAATAAAAATATTTTATCTATTACGTTAGATGAAACATCTAATATAATAGATATAAATCATATATTATCAATATTTTATGAATCATGTCATAGAGTTAAAGTTCCATATAAAAAAGTAAATAATATATTTTTAAATAAAAAACATAAAATACCTTCTTATTTAAAAAGAAAATCAAATTTTCTAGAAAATAGAATATTTCATAAGTATCATTCAGAAACAGAATTAATGCGTTATATAAAACGATTAGAAAAAAAAGACATTTCTTTAAATCATTCTATGATACCATTAGGATCTTGCACAATGAAACTAAATGCATCTACAGAACTATTTGCTTTAACACAAAAACAATGGAAAGATATTCATCCATTTTCTCCTGAAAATCAAACACATGGATATAATTTTATTATAAAAAATATAAAAAAATATCTAAAAGAAATAACAGGACTTCCTGGAATTTCTTTACAACCAAATTCAGGGGCTCAAGGAGAATATGCTGGACTTATGGTTATAAAACAATATTATTATTCATTAGGAGAAAAAAATAGAAATATTGCTCTAATTCCTGATTCTTCTCATGGAACTAATCCAGCTTCTGCAAGAATGGCTGGAATGAAAGTAATTTTAATTCGTACAAAATCTAACGGATTTATTGATATACAAGATTTACAAGAAAAATCAAAAATTTATTCACATAAATTATGTGTACTTATGATTACATATCCATCTGTATACGGTATATATGAAATACATATAAAAAAAATTAATAAAATTATTCACAAATTTGGTGGACAAATTTATATGGATGGAGCAAACATGAATGCTCAAGTTGGATTAATAAAACCTTCAGATTTAGGAATAGACATATGTCACATAAATCTTCATAAAACATTTGCTATACCACATGGAGGTGGTGGTCCAGGGATGGGACCAATTTGTGTTAAATCTCATTTAATTCCTTTTCTTCCAATTCATCCACTTGAAAATAATAATAATAATAAAAAATCTATAATAACTATATCTTCATCTCCATATGGATCTTCTCTTATATTAACTATTTCATATGCATATATTCGTATGTTAGGATATAGTGGATTAAAAATATGTACAGAAATATCATTATTGAATGCTAATTATATTAAGGAAAAAATAAAAAATTATTATAAAATATTATATTTTGGAAAAAATAATATGGTAGCTCATGAATTAATAATAGATTGTAGATCATTTAAATCAATAGAAATTGAAGTAACAGACATTGCAAAAAGAATGATGGATTATGGATTCCATGCTCCAACAATATCATTCCCAGTAGAAGGATGTATGATGATAGAACCTACGGAAAGTGAATCAAAAGAAGAAATTGATCGATTTATCGAAACTCTTATAAAAATACGTGAAGAAATTATAGAAATAGAATGTGGAAAATTTGATAAAAAAAATAATGTTATAAAAAATGCTCCACATAGTATATATACTATAACAAATGATATATGGAAATATCCTTATAGTAGAGAAAAAGCTGCATATCCATTAAAATGGATAAAAGATAGAAAATTTTGGCCGTCAATAGACCGTGTTAATGATAGCTATGGAGATAGAAATTTAATTTGCGTTTGTACATAATAATTTTTTCTAAAATTTTCTAAATTTAGAATAAGGAGAAACATTAATAGAATCAAATATTTTTTCTCTATATTTAAATAAACCATTAATAGCAATCATTGCTCCATTATCAGTGGATAATTTTTTTTTAGGAATAAATAATTCCCATTTATTTTTTTTACAAAAACTAATAAATTCATTTCTTATCATATTATTAGCAGAGACTCCTCCTGCCAATACTATTCTACAAATATTAGTTTTCATAACAGCCATATTCATTTTATTTAATAAAATATTTGTTATCAACTTTTGTATTGAAGCACATAAATCAAATATATTTTTTTTTATAAAAAGAGGATTATTAATTGATCTACAATCAACAAATTTATTAATATAACTTTTTATTCCACTAAAACTAAAATTAAGATCTTTTACTGATGGAATTGGAAATTTAAATTTTTGAGAATTTCCATATTTAGAAAACATATCTATAGTAGATCCTCCTGGATAATTAAATCCAAACTTTATTGCAATTTTATCTAATACTTCTCCAACCGCATTATCTAATGTAGATCCTAATATTTTCATATTAAAATAATCATTAACTTGTATAATTTGAGTATGTCCTCCACTTATAACCAAAGCTAAAAATGGAAACTGTGGTTCACAATTATTAATATTTGCATTTTTTATAAAATGAACAAGAATATGAGCTTTTATATGATCAACAGTTATAATAGGAATATTTAATCCTAATGCTAGAGATTTTGAAAAAGAACATCCAACTAATAAAGATGCTATTAATCCTGGTCCTATTGTAAATGAAACTGCATCAAGTTGAGTTTTTTTTATGTTTGCTAATAAAAAAGATTTTTCAACTGCTATAGATAAATTTTTTTCATGCATTTTTGCTGCTAGTTCTGGAACTACTCCTCCATAATTTTTATGAATATTCTGATGAATAATAACATTAGATAAAATATTGTTACATTTTATTATTGATACAGCAGTTTCATCACATGATGATTCAATACCAATAATTATTGGATTTTTTTTCATAAGTAACTTAAACTATTATATTATAATTTATTATTTTATTGTAATTTATCATGATTACAATTATAAAAAATTATTTGTTTATTTAATATATCTACTTTAGATTTGTGTGTATAATAAGTTGTTTTGGAGAATTGCCGGAGTGGTTAACGGAACAGTCTGCTAAACTGTCGATATATTTAAATTATTATCGCGTGGGTTCGAATCCCACATTCTCCGCAACAAAAATAAAAATTCGGGGTATGGCGTAGTTTGGTTATCGCGCCTGGTTTGGGACCAGGAGGTCGTAGGTTCAAATCCTACTACCCCGATATTATTTTTTAATTAGGTCACGTAGCTCAAATGGATAGAGCAACTGCCTTCTAAGCAGTAGGCTACAGGTTCGAATCCTGTCGTGATCATATTTCAGTTTTTTTTCTTTTTTTCTAATATTTCGTCAATCATTCCATATTCTTTTGCTTCCATAGAATCCATCCAATAATCTCTATCCGAATCTTTTTCAATTTTATCTATTGGTAATCCTGAATGATAAGATATAATTTCATATAATTCCTTTTTTAATTTTAAAATTTCACGAACAGTAATTTCAATATCTGAAGCTTGTCCTTGTGTACTTCCAATAGGTTGATGTATCATAATTCTGGAATGTTTTAAAGAAGATCTTTTTTTATCTTTTCCAGAACAAAGTAATACAGCAGCCATAGAAGCGGCTACTCCAGTACAAATAGTTGCAACATCTGGATCTACTATTTGCATAGTATCATATATACCTAATCCAGCATAAACATCTCCACCAGGAGAATTTATATATATTTGAATATCTTTTTTAGAATCTACAGATTGTAAAAATAGTAATTGAGCTTGTATAATATTTCCTATTTGATCTACTATAGGAGTTCCTAAAAAAATAACTCTATCCATCATCAATCTAGAAAATACATCCATTTGAGCTATATTTAGTTTTCTTTCTTCAACAATATATGGAGTTGTTAATTTTATATATTCATCTATATATAGACTATTAATTTTATTATGTTTAATAGCATATTTTATAAATTCTTTTGAACATTTTTTATAATTCATTATATCCTATAAATAAAAATTTATATCAAAGTTACTTATAACTTGTAATTCAAATATTTTTTATATAAAAATCTATGATAAAAAAATATTTAATAATTTTTTAAACCCAGTTTTATATTTTGTACAAAAAATTAGCTATACAAACAATTATTTATTCTATAGGATTAATTTTACCAAAATTTATTAATTATATTTTTGTAAGATTTTTTACTTTTTCTTTAAAAAGAGAGGAATTTTCTATTTATACTGATATGTATGCTATATCTTTTTTGATTATAGGATTATTATCATTTGGATTAGAAAATACTTATTTCAGATTTTTATATAAAAAAAATTACAATAAAAATATAGTGTTTTCTACAGCTATGATTATACAATTATCAATTGTTTTTTCATTTTTTATTATTTTTATAAATTTTATAAAAAAATTTATTTCCATTACAGGATACTCTAATCATCCAGAATATATTATTATGTTTTTTTTAATAATATTTTTTGATACTATATGTATTCTTCCTATGGCCTGGATACGTATTAATGAAAAACCTTTTTTGTATACATTTATAAATATGATTGTAATGTTTATACAATCATTTTTTGTTGTTTATATGTTTTTTTGTTATAATAATTATCATAATCTAAATTTAGAAAATAAATATTATTTATTGAATATATTTAATATAATTAGTTCTTTTACAGATAAAATTGGTTATATATTTTTTTCTAATGTATTATCTTCTTTTATTAACTTTATATTAATAATTCCTATTATAATTCAGGAATTACAATTTTCTAATTTTAAAAAATCTGTGGCAAAAAAAATGATAAATTATAGTTTTTCTATTATGCTTGGAACTATAGCCTTTTCTATAAATGAAAATTTAGATAAAATTTTAATTAAAAGATGGGGTTCAGATGAAATTAATGGATCATATTCCGCATGTTATAAAATAGCTTCTTTTATGAGTATGTATACAAGAATGTTCAAATTAGGAATTGAACCATTTTTTTTTAAAAAATCTAAAGAATATAATGCAAAATGTTATTATGAAGATATTATTTATTTATTTATTTTATTTGGATTAATTTTTTATGTTTTAACATGTGGAAATATGTCTTGGGGAATAAATATTTTAATAAATAAAAAATATCATACAGCAATGCATATTATTCCTATAATTATGATGGCAAATTTATTTTTAGGTATATATACAAATTTATCAATATTTTATAAAATTATTGATAAACCTTTTATAGGAACTTATATATCATTAATAGGAGTAATAATTACATTTTTATTTAATATGATTTTTATATTACTTCCTAATAATAATTTTATAATACCTGCTTGGGGTACTTTTATATCTTATGGTTCTATGCTTTTTGTTATGTTTTTTTGGAGTAAAAAAAACTTTGGAAAAATTTTTTATAAAATAGAAAATATTTTAATTCATTTTTTAATAACAATTACTATTGTATACATAATGAATAGAAATTCTATTATAGAATTAAATTTTGTTATTCAATTATTATATTTGATATTCATTATATTTTTTGAAAAAAAAAGATTATTAACTTTAATAAAGTGAAAAATACTTCAAAACAAAAAAATTTTTTTCCAAAAATATTTTGTAATATAAATAATTCAATATCCATAGATTTTATGAATAGAAAATTAATTTCTACAGGACTTTATGTTTGTTCAAATTTTATTAAAAAATATCACTTTTTTATAAAAAAAATATTTGTAAATGCATTTTGTATAATTCATATTCAAAAAAATATGGGACTTAAAATAGTTATAATAAATATTATACCTGAAACAAAAACTATTATTAATTATAAAGAAAAAATAGTTATAATAGATATATTACCTATAATTAATATAAATTGGATAGAATCATCTATTTTGAACAAAAGTAAAAGAGGGGAAAATTGTTTTGGAAGTACTGGAATATAAAAAAAATATAAATGAAAATTTTAATTCCTATAGCTGGAAAAGCTTCTCGTCTATATCCTCATACATTATATACTCCTAAAGCTTTTTTATCCATTGTCGGAAAATCAATTTTAAAAAGATTACTAGATAACTTAACTGAGTTAATTAATTTTTTTTCTGTAAAAGAAATTATATTTATAATAAATAAAAATAAAATAAAAATAGAAGAAAAACTAAAAAAATTAACATATGATATAGGAATACGTTCAATTATATATTATCAAAAAAATCCATTAGGAACAGCTGATGCTATATTAAAAGCTAAAGATTCTCTAAATGGACCAATAATTATTATATTTTCTGATATACTTATTAATAAAATTTATTTCAAAGATAAAATAAATAAAAATTGTGAAAATATCATATGGACTAAAAAAGTTAAAAATCCTCATTCATTTGGTGTTGTAAAATGTAATACTAATGGAATAATTACAAATTTTGTAGAAAAACCTAAAAATTTTATTTCTAACATGGCTATTGTGGGACTTTATTATTTTAAAAATAGTCTTCTTTTAAAAAAAGAAATAGAATATATAATAAATAACAAAATAAAAAATAATAAAGAATATCAATTAACATTAGTATTAAACAATATGATAAAAAAAGGAGTAAAATTTTTTAATCAATCTGTTAAAAACTGGTTAGATTTTGGAAATAAAAAAAATATTATTTTATCAAATTCAAAAATATTATCAATGGAATTTAAAAATAAATCTAAGTTAATTCATAAAAAAACAATACTAAAAAATAGTATAATTATAAATCCATGTTACATAGAAAAAAATACAAAAATAGAAAATAGTGTTATAGGTCCATATGTGTCAATAGGAAAATTTACAACTATAAAAAATAGTAACATTAGAAATTCATTAATTCAAAACTATTCAAAAATTATTTTTTCTAATATGGAAAATAGTATAATAGGAAACCATACTACTTATAAATGTATATCTAAAGAAATAAATCTAGGAGATTATTCAACAATATTTTAAATATTTAAAATATTTTATTACATTTGTTGAATAAATTCCTATTTTTTTATTAATGGATTTTTATTGGATTCTTTTTATATTACTTGGAACTTTTGGAACTACAGAAATAGTAGTTATAGTTATTCTTGCACTTTTACTTTTCGGAGGAAAAAAAATACCAGAGTTAATGAAAGGATTGGGAACTGGTTTAAAAGAATTCAAAAAAGCTTCTGAATCTGATGAAGATTCACATTCACAACACAAATCTAACAATAACTCTGATACTGAGAAATAATTTTTTTCTAATTTTTTAAATATTTTTTTTAATAAATTTTTAATTATTTTTTAAAGTAAATAAAAATCTTATATAAATGACAATAACGAAAAATATTATGTTTTTCATGTTTATATTAAAAAGTTTATTTAGTTTATTAAAACCGTTTAATTATAATACAATACAATTAAAAAAATTTTTATATCTATATCAAAGAAATAAAAATAATGCTTTATCAGTAAAAAAAATAAATAAAAAAAATATAAGCAATATAAAAATAAAAAATTTTAAAAAATCAAAAAGTAAAAATATTCATTATAAAAATAAAATTGTTAAAAACAATAAAAAAAAACCAATTCTTAATATAAGTAGAAATGAATTAAAATCAAGATTATCTAAAATGAATGAAAAATCTAGAATTAGAATTTTCAATTATAATAATATTGTATATAATACTGTTATAAAGTATTTACATATGGAATCAAGATTGGAAAGTTTAATTTCATTAGCAAAATATTATTTTCCTTTGTTCGAAGAAAAATTAGAAAAATATAATTTACCAATAGAATTAAAATATTTAGCAATTATAGAATCCAGTTTAAATCCAATAATAACTTCTAAATCAGGAGCAAAAGGTATTTGGCAATTTATGCCTAAAACCGGAAAATTATACAATTTAAATGTTGTAAGAGATATTTATGATGAAAGAAGTGATCCTATTAAATCTACAGAAGCAGCTTGTCGTTATTTAAAATATTTACATAAAAATACAGGGAATTGGGAGTTAGCTTTAGCAGCTTATAATTCTGGTCCAGATATAGTTGTTAAAATTTTAAAACGTTATAGAAAAAAAAATTTTTGGTCTTTATGGAGACTCTTTCC
This window encodes:
- the gcvP gene encoding aminomethyl-transferring glycine dehydrogenase, which produces MKKEKDYLNKDSFCYRHIGPSIEDIRNMLLTLKCSSIKDFIKKTIPKEVLINKKIKIPSEISEYQYLTHIDTIGKKNKIYKSYIGLGYKNTITPSVIQRNILENPGWYTPYTPYQSEISQGRMEALMNFQTMISDLTGMKISNASMLDESSAAGDALFMVYNEKNNIDNNYSFFVSNEVLPQVKNVLKTRCFGLGIRLIEDSHEELTKKYSNTKLFGVILPYPSCLGEIYDYSNIIKYLKEKDISIIMSADLFALTLLKSPGELGADVVVGSTQSFGIPMGYGGPYAAFFSTNEKYKRFIPGRIIGLSIDKRNKKAFRMALQTREQHIKREKATSNICTSQNLLAIMSSMYSLYHGKEGLIKIAKKIYNYTHNLELLLLKNNYTNIVQLNKNYFDTIRIRTDSILIKKIKEISKRKKTNFRYINKNILSITLDETSNIIDINHILSIFYESCHRVKVPYKKVNNIFLNKKHKIPSYLKRKSNFLENRIFHKYHSETELMRYIKRLEKKDISLNHSMIPLGSCTMKLNASTELFALTQKQWKDIHPFSPENQTHGYNFIIKNIKKYLKEITGLPGISLQPNSGAQGEYAGLMVIKQYYYSLGEKNRNIALIPDSSHGTNPASARMAGMKVILIRTKSNGFIDIQDLQEKSKIYSHKLCVLMITYPSVYGIYEIHIKKINKIIHKFGGQIYMDGANMNAQVGLIKPSDLGIDICHINLHKTFAIPHGGGGPGMGPICVKSHLIPFLPIHPLENNNNNKKSIITISSSPYGSSLILTISYAYIRMLGYSGLKICTEISLLNANYIKEKIKNYYKILYFGKNNMVAHELIIDCRSFKSIEIEVTDIAKRMMDYGFHAPTISFPVEGCMMIEPTESESKEEIDRFIETLIKIREEIIEIECGKFDKKNNVIKNAPHSIYTITNDIWKYPYSREKAAYPLKWIKDRKFWPSIDRVNDSYGDRNLICVCT
- the tsaD gene encoding tRNA (adenosine(37)-N6)-threonylcarbamoyltransferase complex transferase subunit TsaD, yielding MKKNPIIIGIESSCDETAVSIIKCNNILSNVIIHQNIHKNYGGVVPELAAKMHEKNLSIAVEKSFLLANIKKTQLDAVSFTIGPGLIASLLVGCSFSKSLALGLNIPIITVDHIKAHILVHFIKNANINNCEPQFPFLALVISGGHTQIIQVNDYFNMKILGSTLDNAVGEVLDKIAIKFGFNYPGGSTIDMFSKYGNSQKFKFPIPSVKDLNFSFSGIKSYINKFVDCRSINNPLFIKKNIFDLCASIQKLITNILLNKMNMAVMKTNICRIVLAGGVSANNMIRNEFISFCKKNKWELFIPKKKLSTDNGAMIAINGLFKYREKIFDSINVSPYSKFRKF
- a CDS encoding ATP-dependent Clp protease proteolytic subunit, giving the protein MNYKKCSKEFIKYAIKHNKINSLYIDEYIKLTTPYIVEERKLNIAQMDVFSRLMMDRVIFLGTPIVDQIGNIIQAQLLFLQSVDSKKDIQIYINSPGGDVYAGLGIYDTMQIVDPDVATICTGVAASMAAVLLCSGKDKKRSSLKHSRIMIHQPIGSTQGQASDIEITVREILKLKKELYEIISYHSGLPIDKIEKDSDRDYWMDSMEAKEYGMIDEILEKKKKN
- a CDS encoding lipopolysaccharide biosynthesis protein, translated to MYKKLAIQTIIYSIGLILPKFINYIFVRFFTFSLKREEFSIYTDMYAISFLIIGLLSFGLENTYFRFLYKKNYNKNIVFSTAMIIQLSIVFSFFIIFINFIKKFISITGYSNHPEYIIMFFLIIFFDTICILPMAWIRINEKPFLYTFINMIVMFIQSFFVVYMFFCYNNYHNLNLENKYYLLNIFNIISSFTDKIGYIFFSNVLSSFINFILIIPIIIQELQFSNFKKSVAKKMINYSFSIMLGTIAFSINENLDKILIKRWGSDEINGSYSACYKIASFMSMYTRMFKLGIEPFFFKKSKEYNAKCYYEDIIYLFILFGLIFYVLTCGNMSWGINILINKKYHTAMHIIPIIMMANLFLGIYTNLSIFYKIIDKPFIGTYISLIGVIITFLFNMIFILLPNNNFIIPAWGTFISYGSMLFVMFFWSKKNFGKIFYKIENILIHFLITITIVYIMNRNSIIELNFVIQLLYLIFIIFFEKKRLLTLIK
- a CDS encoding dUTP diphosphatase; its protein translation is MKNTSKQKNFFPKIFCNINNSISIDFMNRKLISTGLYVCSNFIKKYHFFIKKIFVNAFCIIHIQKNMGLKIVIINIIPETKTIINYKEKIVIIDILPIININWIESSILNKSKRGENCFGSTGI
- a CDS encoding sugar phosphate nucleotidyltransferase, producing the protein MKILIPIAGKASRLYPHTLYTPKAFLSIVGKSILKRLLDNLTELINFFSVKEIIFIINKNKIKIEEKLKKLTYDIGIRSIIYYQKNPLGTADAILKAKDSLNGPIIIIFSDILINKIYFKDKINKNCENIIWTKKVKNPHSFGVVKCNTNGIITNFVEKPKNFISNMAIVGLYYFKNSLLLKKEIEYIINNKIKNNKEYQLTLVLNNMIKKGVKFFNQSVKNWLDFGNKKNIILSNSKILSMEFKNKSKLIHKKTILKNSIIINPCYIEKNTKIENSVIGPYVSIGKFTTIKNSNIRNSLIQNYSKIIFSNMENSIIGNHTTYKCISKEINLGDYSTIF
- a CDS encoding Sec-independent protein translocase subunit TatA/TatB, whose protein sequence is MDFYWILFILLGTFGTTEIVVIVILALLLFGGKKIPELMKGLGTGLKEFKKASESDEDSHSQHKSNNNSDTEK
- a CDS encoding lytic transglycosylase domain-containing protein; amino-acid sequence: MTITKNIMFFMFILKSLFSLLKPFNYNTIQLKKFLYLYQRNKNNALSVKKINKKNISNIKIKNFKKSKSKNIHYKNKIVKNNKKKPILNISRNELKSRLSKMNEKSRIRIFNYNNIVYNTVIKYLHMESRLESLISLAKYYFPLFEEKLEKYNLPIELKYLAIIESSLNPIITSKSGAKGIWQFMPKTGKLYNLNVVRDIYDERSDPIKSTEAACRYLKYLHKNTGNWELALAAYNSGPDIVVKILKRYRKKNFWSLWRLFPKETQYYVPKFIAINYIMNFYKSHNMFHENIYKYLNRYYSEYIIRESILIPIKKIKKKITIISFSDILRLYIKELIGSTSYYTTIIHMEYFDKIFFLRLPRDKLSILKNKEIIHEN